The following coding sequences lie in one Rutidosis leptorrhynchoides isolate AG116_Rl617_1_P2 chromosome 4, CSIRO_AGI_Rlap_v1, whole genome shotgun sequence genomic window:
- the LOC139841353 gene encoding uncharacterized protein: MAQNKTPSTSAVETKTYVFLSELELGKQSQVQPNADASTFTRHPFNCIQIEDLQPTLGKFVVDPLWESARAILEFDLGNERGNTIRTTLWGDLGDSFLKRQPAAPAYYYIILTSVSVKKGFNGILSLSSTSTTLIIDNAEVPTLIDFKERMSGIELPIAVEPFAPGWQLPPPKDGTLRELLDMARKVKKKFVCKARKGFDRRFGQHWCESCNDNVPEPITRFRVICDVRDDIATMVMVLFDETAEAVTQTTAKALLAEVNAETCNTVLPNALTNLVGTTRVVLLKATSYYDQGTYESFNCIKVYAPDSDPTNHPLPPTSKPTIPTKSSPSTVTLAPASSTPKGFVVTSDSDDESAIGEEDQNVNESVSPKN; this comes from the exons ATGGCTCAGAACAAGACACCATCCACATCTGCTGTTGAAACCAAAACATATGTGTTTCTGAGTGAGCTTGAATTAGGGAAGCAATCCCAGGTGCAG CCAAATGCTGATGCAAGCACATTCACCCGACATCCCTTCAACTGTATTCAAATCGAAGACTTGCAACCTACTTTGGGAAAATTTGTTGTAG ACCCCCTGTGGGAATCTGCCAGAGCAATCCTAGAGTTTGACCTGGGAAATGAACG GGGTAACACGATAAGGACGACACTATGGGGCGACTTAGGTGACTCTTTCCTTAAAAGACAACCTGCAGCCCCCGCCTATTACTACATCATCTTGACTTCTGTGTCGGTGAAAAAGGGGTTCAACG GTATCCTCTCACTCTCTAGCACGTCAACAACGCTTATTATCGACAACGCTGAGGTCCCTACCCTTATCGACTTCAAGGAAAGAATGAG TGGCATTGAATTGCCCATAGCTGTCGAGCCTTTTGCTCCTGGTTGGCAACTCCCGCCGCCAAAGGATGGAACTCTTCGCGAGCTCCTGGATATGGCGCGTAAAGTGAAAAAAAAATT CGTCTGCAAAGCGAGGAAGGGATTTGATAGGAGGTTTGGCCAACATTGGTGCGAATCCTGTAATGACAACGTCCCCGAACCAATCACCAG GTTCCGCGTCATATGCGATGTCAGAGACGATATAGCCACAATGGTCATGGTCCTCTTTGATGAGACTGCTGAGGCTGTAACCCAAACCACTGCAAAGGCTCTGTTAGCTGAGGTCAATGCG GAAACCTGTAACACCGTCTTGCCTAATGCACTCACTAACTTGGTAGGCACCACAAGAGTGGTCCTGTTGAAAGCAACGTCCTACTATGATCAAGGCACATATGAGAGTTTCAACTGTATAAAAGTATATGCACCAGACTCTGATCCAACGAACCACCCCCTTCCACCTACTTCGAAACCAACTATACCTACTAAGTCCTCTCCATCGACAGTCACCCTTGCTCCGGCGTCCTCGACCCCCAAAGG GTTTGTGGTTACAAGCGACTCAGATGATGAAAGTGCTATTGGAGAAGAGGACCAGAATGTGAATGAGAGTGTGTCGCCCAAAAATTAG